The window TTTATCATATCATGAAACAGTGGAACTAGTTATTATAATATATGTTCCATGAATTTCATAATAAAAAGCTTAAATGGTATTCTCAATATTTTTTCTATTGAAAAGTTTTTCATACAGCTTTACAATAGGGAATAGAAAAAGAGTTTATCGTTAAAGTTTTTCGTTAAGACGATAACAATAAAAGCTTATATTTTTTGGGAGGTTTTATTAATGGCAAAATATACTATCGTAGACAAGGAAACATGTATCGCATGTGGAGCATGTGGCGCAGCTGCACCAGACATTTATGATTATGATGATGAAGGTATTGCATTTGTAACACTTGATGACAACCAAGGAGTTGTTGAAATTCCTGATGTATTAATTGATGATATGATGGATGCTTTTGACGGCTGTCCTACAGATTCAATTAAAATTGCTGAAGAGCCATTCGATGGAGACGCAACTAAATTCGAATAATTTCATGAAATAATAAGCTCCCTCATAGCAGGGAGCTTTTTTGATAGCTATTTAATACTGGATTATGTGAATCAATGAATAAAAGCACCTATCAGGTGCTTTTTATTTTATACTACTTTTCTCACCTTATACTCGTTGTAGGAAGCTTGTTTTTTCAGCCAGGTTCCCATCTTTGTGAATAGGAGCATAAATACGATTGACATTGCCAAACCTTTTATGAGGTTAAACGGAAGTATTCCAGCAACAATATATTGACGCATTTCCGTTGCACCCATGGCCGGCCAGTTAAGGAAAAATGTGTACGCTGGTATTAATACATAGTAATTCAGAACACTCATAATCGTTGACATAATTAATGAACTGACGATTAAGGCAATCGTCATACCCTTTTTCGTTTTCATTTTATTATAAATATAATAGGTTGGCAGAATAAAAAGTAGTCCTGAAACGAAGTTTGCAAAGTGCCCTACTGGAACACCGGTTTCACTACCTGTCATAAAATAATCAAGTACATTTTTTAAGAGTTCAATTATGATACCTGCCATTGGTCCAAATATCAAGGCCCCAATTAATGCAGGAAGATCACTAAAGTCAATTTTTAAAAAGTTTGGGAATGGTGGAATTGGAAAATTCACCAACATTAAGACGTACGCTATGCTGCTTAACATAGCAATTGTAACTAATGCTTTTACTTTGTTTTGCCCTTTACTCATTTTTCTCTCTCCTTCTTTTGGATCCATCATCTCCAAAGAAGTAGGTTCAGCTTCACAACACTCCAATAAAATTCCATTAAAAAACCTCAAGTATGGAAACTTGAGGGAGAATTCATTAGAAGGTATGCTTAATAAGCATTCAGTTAGAATTATTTTTTTGAATGCTGCTAAACCTCCATCTTCTCCCATCCAGACTGTACTGTCGGCTTTGGAATCGCACCAAATCCTGCTTAATCAAATCAAGCTCACGGGCTTAGAGTATTTCACTCATCACCGTCGGTCGGGAATTTCACCCTGCCCCGAAGATAGATCATATTTTGTTTTTGTTTTACACGATAATTATACTGAAAGAAAACCTCGTTGTGAATATATCAGCCTATAATCTAGACATAAAACTTTCTTCTCTGCCACTTTTTCGACAAAAGTTCGTGAATATCCTGCAAAAACAGTAAAAAAAGAACAAAGGGACAGCTTGTCCTATTGTTCTTTTTTAGCTTAATCAACCATTAACCTTTGTTGAGGCGTAATCAGGTCATCCTTCAAGCCATTTTTCATTTTCAATTCAGTGACACTCATCTTTACTTTTTTGGCAATCGAATATAATGTATCACCCTTTTTCACAACATAAGTATTATGGTTATTAGCCATAAATCTACCGGCCGTTTCAATAGCCTGCTGATCCTTTTGCAGTGCAGCAACAGCTTGTCCAATTTTTACCTCGCCTAATGCCAGCATTGGATTAACTGCATTTTTCTTATCAACTGTCCAATGAGATTGATGTACTTCAAAATGAAGATGGACACCGGATGAATCACCTGTGCTCCCCATTTTACCAATGACCTCTCCTCTCTGAACTCTTGCCCCCTCATGAACATTTCTTTCCTGTAAATGAGCATAAACGGTCTCGAAGCTTTTATCATGCTTGATAAACACAACATGTCCATATGTATCTGAATAATAAGACTTAGAGACTACTCCAGCTTCTACAGCATGAATGGAGGTTCCTGGGGATGATGCTATATCAATCCCCATGTGCTGTCCCTGTCTAGTACCGAAAGAATCGGTAATGACTCCATCGGAGGGCCACATCCAATCTGTTGTCATCTCGTTTATGTTGCTGGCAGCTTCTGCGTGTTTTATGCCCAAAAATAATAAACTTACACAAAGCGCCATTATTCCAGCAATCAAAAAACGTTTTATGTATTCTCGCAATTCTTTTCCTCCTTGATCTAGTACCTCTTTTCAAACTATGTATACCTAGTATGATTTAGAACTACGTATAGGGGTCACTCCTTTATTTACGGTTAACGGTACATTAGAGCAAATTAATAGAGAGCAGCTGCAAAAAACACATCTATTAGAATACGGAATAATAGTCTCTTTTATACGAAAAAACGCATTATTTATAAAAAATAAAAAAGGAAGGATAAAATCCTTCCCCCATGTTTTGTTTCGTGTGAATCAAGAACAATCGGCAAATTATTAGCTTTTTTTCGCATTTCTTGGGATATAAAAGGAAAAAGATGTCCCCTTCCCGAGAATACTTTGTACTGTAATATGACCATGATGGGCTTCAATAATATTTTTCGCAATTGCCAAACCCAGCCCCGTGCCCGATCTGCCCCGTGTTCTTGCTTTATCGGCTTTATAAAAGCGTTCAAATACAAAGGGAAGATCTTCCTCAGGGATTCCAGCTCCATTATCCTTTACTTCAATATAGAGCCCTCTTTCATCACTGCGTTCAATAATCGAAACTTCTCCTCCTTCAGGTGTATGACGAATCGCATTATCGATAAGGTTCGTTAATACCTGTTCAACCCGATCCGAGTCAAATTCAAAGAATTCCACCTCAGTTTCTTGGTCAAATAACAAAGAAATATCCCTTTCTTTTGCGGGCCCTTGAAACTTTCTTTTGATTTTATCCAAGAAAGGACCAATTTCTACTTGATCAAGCATAAGATTGAAATACCCTGATTCCATTCTTGCCAAATCTAGCAATTCATTTACAAGCCTGCCCATGCGCAATGATTCATCATAAATAATCTTAGCCATCTCTCTTTTCTCTTCATGAGATTCAGCAATATCATCAACAATCGCTTCGCTGTAGCCCTGCATCATCGCAATAGGTGTCCTCAG of the Bacillus tuaregi genome contains:
- a CDS encoding ferredoxin; this encodes MAKYTIVDKETCIACGACGAAAPDIYDYDDEGIAFVTLDDNQGVVEIPDVLIDDMMDAFDGCPTDSIKIAEEPFDGDATKFE
- a CDS encoding ECF transporter S component, encoding MSKGQNKVKALVTIAMLSSIAYVLMLVNFPIPPFPNFLKIDFSDLPALIGALIFGPMAGIIIELLKNVLDYFMTGSETGVPVGHFANFVSGLLFILPTYYIYNKMKTKKGMTIALIVSSLIMSTIMSVLNYYVLIPAYTFFLNWPAMGATEMRQYIVAGILPFNLIKGLAMSIVFMLLFTKMGTWLKKQASYNEYKVRKVV
- a CDS encoding peptidoglycan DD-metalloendopeptidase family protein — its product is MREYIKRFLIAGIMALCVSLLFLGIKHAEAASNINEMTTDWMWPSDGVITDSFGTRQGQHMGIDIASSPGTSIHAVEAGVVSKSYYSDTYGHVVFIKHDKSFETVYAHLQERNVHEGARVQRGEVIGKMGSTGDSSGVHLHFEVHQSHWTVDKKNAVNPMLALGEVKIGQAVAALQKDQQAIETAGRFMANNHNTYVVKKGDTLYSIAKKVKMSVTELKMKNGLKDDLITPQQRLMVD